The following are encoded in a window of Sulfitobacter sp. S190 genomic DNA:
- a CDS encoding MBL fold metallo-hydrolase has product MLIRLFAALVVLATPLSAQTRTPSHCIALADAIPGGAYVQPASLPQVAQETVMLHYISHASFLIRSHGGLNMVTDYTGFTGSLPLIPDVVTMNHAHDTHWTAFPDPAIPHVLPGWGETHGAGIDHRVDLGEVLIRNVSTDIRSQFSGIEPEGNSIFIFEMAGLCIGHLGHLHHAPDPAQYAAIGRLDVVMAPVDGGYTLDQATMIAVLKRLRSRIVIPMHWFAQSALDDFLLGMRDDFDVVETGGPALNVSLDRLPARPTIMVLRPAWLRAP; this is encoded by the coding sequence ATGTTGATCCGCCTGTTTGCCGCCCTCGTCGTGCTTGCCACCCCTTTGTCTGCACAAACGCGGACGCCCAGCCATTGTATCGCGCTGGCCGATGCTATCCCCGGTGGCGCATACGTCCAGCCCGCCAGCCTGCCGCAGGTCGCGCAGGAAACAGTGATGCTGCACTATATCAGCCATGCAAGTTTCCTGATCCGCAGCCACGGCGGGTTGAACATGGTCACCGACTACACCGGCTTTACCGGCAGCCTGCCCCTGATCCCGGATGTGGTCACCATGAACCACGCCCATGACACCCACTGGACCGCCTTTCCCGATCCGGCGATCCCGCATGTGCTGCCGGGGTGGGGGGAGACGCATGGCGCAGGCATCGACCACCGGGTCGATCTGGGCGAAGTGCTGATCCGCAACGTCTCCACGGACATCCGGTCGCAATTCAGCGGTATCGAACCCGAAGGCAATTCGATCTTCATTTTCGAAATGGCAGGGCTGTGTATCGGGCATTTGGGGCATCTGCACCACGCGCCCGATCCGGCGCAATACGCAGCGATCGGCCGGCTTGACGTTGTGATGGCGCCTGTGGACGGTGGTTATACGCTCGATCAGGCAACGATGATTGCGGTGCTCAAGCGATTGCGGTCGCGTATCGTGATCCCGATGCACTGGTTTGCCCAATCGGCGCTGGATGATTTCCTGCTGGGCATGCGCGATGATTTCGACGTGGTTGAAACGGGCGGTCCCGCGCTGAACGTCAGCCTCGACCGTTTGCCCGCGCGCCCGACAATCATGGTGCTGCGTCCGGCGTGGCTTCGCGCGCCGTAA